GGCGTGACCAGGTAGGGGCGGCCGTCCGGGGTGGATCCGGCATCGAGAATCCGCCCGATATGAGGATGCTCCAGGCGCGCCTGGATCCGGCGCTCCCACTCGAATCGCTCGCGGATCTCCGGGCAATCCAGGTGCGGGTGGACGACCTTGACGGCAACCTGCTGTTCGAACTGCGAATCGGCACGCTCGGCCAGCCAGACCGACCCCATACCGCCTTCGGCGATCGGGTAGCGCACGCGCCACGCGCCGAGACGAACCCCGTTGAGGGAGGCACCGCCACCAACCGGCGGCATTTCGCCGACCTCGATGGTGTGCTGGAAAAACGTGCGATCGTCCTCGGTCGCCTCGATCAACCGGCGCACCGCTTCACAGGTGGCCGAATCCGGACTGTGACGCGTCAGATAGGCCTCGCGCTCTTGTTCGGGCAGCCGGCTGGCTGCCTCGTAGAGCGCCGCAATGACGGCGCCGTGCTCGCGATCGATGCCCAAGGCCAAGACCTCCAGTCCATCCACGCCCGGTTGGCAGCCACGCGGCATGGCGCTGACAGGCAACCACCGTTGTGGCATGATTGCCTGCAAGCGTACCTTTCGGCTCGCCAATGAGTCAACGGAGCCTTCGATCCAACATGGCCAGCCTTCTGCAGCTATCGGACAGCGTTGTCGTGCACGCCTTTGAACTGCGTCCCGATGTGACCGTAATCGGACGCCATTCCGACTGCGACATCTGCATCAAGCAGCCCTCGGTCAGCTCCTTCCATGCCCTGATACGCGCCCGTCCCGGCGAGCTCGGCGACGGCGCCGCGGATTACGAAATATCGGACACCAACAGCACCAACGGCACGTTCGTCAACGGTGAGCGCCTGAATGAACCACGCCTTCTCAACCATGGCGACCATGTCCGGGTCGGCTGGCATCATTTTCGCTTTGTCGAAGAAGACGAAGACACGCTCGATATGACCTCGCACATGGCCGATACCCAGCCCGATATCTGAGTTTCGGCGCGTGGCCGACGCGGCCTGATGCCCATGCCCTGCAGCAACCTGTACTCCATTTCCGCCCGTTCGTTCGAGGCGGCGCGCAGGCTGTCAGCCGGCCGGTTCGGCGGGCTGCACGGCCACAGTTTCGCCGTTCGTGGACTGATGCGGCTGGGCGAAGCGCCATCAGGGGACAACATCGACCCGACCGAACCGCACCAGACCCGACTGGAGTCGGTACTGGAGCAACTGGACTACCGGCTGCTCAATGATCTGATTGAACACCCTGACGATCTGGCGATTGCCGAGTGGATCCTGACCGCGCCGTTGCTGGCGGATTTTGCAGCCGTTGAACTCAGCGGCGCGGCCAACCGCGGTGCGATCGCCTGGCGTTCCGGTAAACGCCAGGTCTGGTGGCGCTGCCGGTTCGAGGCCGCCCATCAGCTGCCCAACGTGCCGGCCGGCCACAAGTGCGGCCGAATGCACGGCCACGGTTTCGAAGCCTGCATTCATGTCGATACCGACCGATCGCGGGACGCGCATGGGCTTCAGCTGGCCATCGAGAAGGCCTGGGAACCGCTGCACGCGCTGCTGCACCTGGGCTGCCTCAACGAGCTCAACGGTCTCGACAACCCCACCAGTGAAGTGCTGGCCGGCTGGATCTGCGAGCGCCTGCGGCCGGAGCTGCCCGACCTGCTCGGCGTGACGGTGATGGAAACACCGACGGCCGGCTGTTTTTTTGACGGCCAGGGCTATCGCATCTGGAAGTCGATGAGCTTCGACAGCGCGGTGCGGCCCAGGCAGCCCCTGACCGAGGCACCGTCCGGCAGGATCTACGGCCACACCTTCACGGCCCGGCTGCATCTGGCCGGCGCGCTCGACCGGGTACTGGGATGGGTTCACGACTACGGTGACGTCAAACGGCGCTTCGATCCGGTGCTGCGCCAGCTCGACCATCAACCACTGCACGAGTGGGCGCAGCTCGCCGGTGGTGATGCGGCCGCCATTGCCGGTTACCTCCACGCCCGTCTCGGCGATGCATTGCCCGGAATGGACCGGATCGATGTTCTGACCACCCCGGGTTCCGGCATCTTACGGTGTCGAGGCGCCGAAGTTCGCGGTTTGCTGGTGCCGTGAGCTACAGCGTCAAGGCCATCTTCCACACGCTGCAGGGCGAGGGCTGCAACGCCGGCCGACCGGCCGTGTTTCTGCGCTTTGCCGGCTGCAACCTGTGGTCCGGGCGTGAGGCAGACCGCTCCCGCGCCGTCTGCCGCTTCTGCGACACCGACTTCGTCGGCACCGATGGTCCTGGCGGCGGTCGGTTTGCAAGCGCGGCAAAGCTCGCTGATGCCGTCGCCGGGCGGTGGCCGGCAAGCACTCCCGGTCTGGTCGTGTGCACGGGCGGCGAGCCGCTGCTGCAGCTCGATGAGGCAGCGATCGACGCGCTGCACCGGCGCCGCTTCGAAGTGGCCGTGGAAACCAACGGCACCATTCCGGCACCGAACGGCATCGACTGGCTGTGCGTGAGCCCGAAAGCGGGCAGTCGACTGGTCCAGCGAAGCGGTGACGAGCTCAAGCTGGTCTTTCCGCAACCCGGGATCGAGCCGGCCGAGTTCGAGTCCCTCGATTTCCGTCACTTTCTGCTCCAGCCCATGGACGGCCCCCAGCGCGCTGAAAACACCCGCGCGGCCATCGACTATTGCCTCGCTCATCCGCGCTGGCGGCTGGGTCTGCAGAGCCACAAGATTCTGGGCTTGCCCTGACCCGGCACCGGTCAGTGCGCATCACCCCGCCGTCCGGGGCCGGTCTGCCAGCGCTCAGGCTGCCGTGCGGTTCAACAGCGCGACATCCGGGTGTACTATCGGCGTTGATGATCCAAACCGGACGAAAACGCCTGGAGTCGCAGCCGTGAACGCAATCAGCAACATGGTCGAAGCCATGATTCGATACCTGCAGTCGGCCGGGGCGTCGCGACGCGAACTGGTGCGGCGGACCGGCATTGATCCCGATCAGCTGTCCGAGACCGCACCCAATCTGTCACCGTCGCAGATGGCGCGCCTGTGGCAGCTGGTGCAGGCCACCATGCGGCCCTCACCGGATTTCAGCCGCAAGGTCCGTGAGCTGATTGACGCACAGCTTGAGTGCGGCCGGGCCCGTGCCGCCGTGATTGCGGCACAGCTGCACATGAGCCGGCAGACGCTCTACAAGCGGCTCAAGGAAGAAAACCAGACCTTTGCCGCGCTGCTTGACCATGTCCGGCGCGAGCAGGCGCTGGTTCATCTCTACAATCCCGACGAAACGCTGACCGAAGTGGCCCAGCGACTGGGGTTTTCGGAGCTCAGCGCGTTCAGCCGCGCCTTCAAGCGCTGGATGGGACAGTCGCCGGCCCGCTTTCGGGCCAGTCACGGCCTGTAGCCGCTCATTCATCAA
This DNA window, taken from Pseudomonadota bacterium, encodes the following:
- a CDS encoding helix-turn-helix transcriptional regulator; this translates as MRPSPDFSRKVRELIDAQLECGRARAAVIAAQLHMSRQTLYKRLKEENQTFAALLDHVRREQALVHLYNPDETLTEVAQRLGFSELSAFSRAFKRWMGQSPARFRASHGL
- a CDS encoding 6-pyruvoyl tetrahydropterin synthase translates to MPMPCSNLYSISARSFEAARRLSAGRFGGLHGHSFAVRGLMRLGEAPSGDNIDPTEPHQTRLESVLEQLDYRLLNDLIEHPDDLAIAEWILTAPLLADFAAVELSGAANRGAIAWRSGKRQVWWRCRFEAAHQLPNVPAGHKCGRMHGHGFEACIHVDTDRSRDAHGLQLAIEKAWEPLHALLHLGCLNELNGLDNPTSEVLAGWICERLRPELPDLLGVTVMETPTAGCFFDGQGYRIWKSMSFDSAVRPRQPLTEAPSGRIYGHTFTARLHLAGALDRVLGWVHDYGDVKRRFDPVLRQLDHQPLHEWAQLAGGDAAAIAGYLHARLGDALPGMDRIDVLTTPGSGILRCRGAEVRGLLVP
- a CDS encoding FHA domain-containing protein, whose translation is MASLLQLSDSVVVHAFELRPDVTVIGRHSDCDICIKQPSVSSFHALIRARPGELGDGAADYEISDTNSTNGTFVNGERLNEPRLLNHGDHVRVGWHHFRFVEEDEDTLDMTSHMADTQPDI
- the queE gene encoding 7-carboxy-7-deazaguanine synthase, whose protein sequence is MSYSVKAIFHTLQGEGCNAGRPAVFLRFAGCNLWSGREADRSRAVCRFCDTDFVGTDGPGGGRFASAAKLADAVAGRWPASTPGLVVCTGGEPLLQLDEAAIDALHRRRFEVAVETNGTIPAPNGIDWLCVSPKAGSRLVQRSGDELKLVFPQPGIEPAEFESLDFRHFLLQPMDGPQRAENTRAAIDYCLAHPRWRLGLQSHKILGLP